DNA sequence from the Neisseria mucosa genome:
TTTCGGCACCATCGGCGTGGCAGTATTGCATGAAAAAATCAAAGCCAAAGTCGGCAAGATTCCCGAAGGCATCCCTTATTTCAGCGGCATTACCGTGGAAGACTGGTGGATTAACTATCCTTGGGACGCGCTGGACATCGACGAACACAATAAATTGGCCGCGCAAAACCGATAAATCCGGCATAACCGTCGCAACAAGCCTTTCCATCTGATTTTCAATCTATCTCTGAAAATCAGATGAGTGTGCTTGTCCGATGGTCCGAGGCCGTCTGAAACACACAAACCGGAGAACAACATGATTACACTGGCCGTAGATGCCATGGGCGGAGATGCAGGCCTTGCGATTACCGTCCCCGGTGCAGTGGATTTCCTAAAACAACAATCCGACGTACACCTGATTATGGTCGGCGATGAAGCAGCAGTCCGCCAAGCATTAAGCTCGGCAGGCGCGCCCATGGACCGCATTACCGTCTGCCATGCAGCACAAGTTGTTGAAATGGATGAAGCGCCGCAATCCGCGCTGAAAAACAAAAAAGAATCATCCATGCGCATCGCCATCAACCAAGTTAAAGAAGGCAACGCGCAAGCCGCCGTATCGGCAGGCAATACCGGCGCATTGATGGCGACCGCCCGATTCGTCCTCAAAACCATTCCCGGCATTGAGCGCCCCGCCATCGCCAAATTTCTGCCTTCCGACAGCGAACACGTTACCTTAGCTTTGGATTTGGGTGCAAATGTCGATTGCACGCCCGAGCAACTGGTTCAATTTGCCATCATCGGCAGCGAGCTGGTACACGCCCTGCACCCGGAAAAAGGCAGCCCGCGCGTCGCTCTTTTGAACGTCGGTACTGAAGATATCAAAGGTACGGATGCCGTCAAACAAACCTTTAAACTGTTGAGCAGCAGCAAACTCAACTTCATCGGCAATATCGAAAGCAACAGCGTTTTGTATGGCGAAGCCGATGTCGTTGTCGCAGACGGATTTGTCGGCAACGTTATGCTCAAAACCATTGAAGGCGCGGTTAAATTCATGAGCGGTGCCATCCGCCGTGAATTCCAAAGCACCCTGTTCAACAAACTTGCCGCCATTGCCGCCCTGCCCGCGCTCAAAGGCTTGAAAGGCAAACTTGATCCGCGTAAATTTAACGGCGCCATCCTGCTTGGTTTACGCGGTATCGTGATTAAGAGCCACGGCGGAACCGACGAAGTCGGCTTCCGTTATGCTTTGGAGGAAGCCTACCACGAAGCCAAATCCGCCGGCCTCGCCCAAATCGAACAAGGCGTAGCCACCCAGTTGGCCGCTTTAGAAGCCGCCAAAGCAGAAGCAGAGCAGGAAGAAACCGCCGCTCCGGCCACGGAAGCTTAAGGCTGATATACACAGGCCGTCTGAAACTTCAAAACGTTCAGACGGCCTGTTTTTATCTTTGAAACACCAACTTCATGCTTCATATTGGGAATTTCCCCATTTTCGCTTACAATATCCGACTATCCGAATTAACTCTCTAAAAAGGCCGTTCTCATGCAATATGCCAAAATTTCCGGCACAGGCAGCTATCTTCCTGCCAACCGCGTCAGCAATGACGACCTTGCCAAAAAAGTGGACACTTCCGACGAATGGATTACCACGCGTACAGGCATCAAATTCCGCCATATTGCAGACGAGGGCGAAAAAACCAGCGACTTGGCCGCCGAATCAGCACGTCGCGCCTTGGCAGATGCCCATTTACAGGCTGACGACATCGACCTGATTATCGTTGCCACAGCCACTCCCGATATGCAGTTCCCCTCTACTGCGACCATCGTTCAGCAAAAATTAGGCATAACCAACGGCTGCCCCGCCTTTGACGTCCAAGCCGTGTGCGCCGGTTTTATGTATGCCATGACCACTGCCAATGCATACATCAAAAGCGGCATGGCGAAAAACGCTTTGGTTATCGGCGCGGAAACCTTCAGCCGCATCGTCGATTGGAACGACCGCACCACCTGCGTCCTCTTTGGTGACGGCGCAGGCGCGGTTGTCTTAAGCGCATCTGACGAACCGGGCATCATCCACAGCAAACTCAAAGCCGACGGCAACTACCTCAACCTTTTAAACGTCCCCGGACAAATCGCCAACGGCCAGGTTTGCGGCTCGCCCTACATCAGCATGGACGGCCCCGGCGTATTCAAATTTGCCGTCAAAATGCTGGCAAAAATTGCAGATGACGTTATCGAAGAAGCCGGATACACCGCCGATCAAATCGATTGGATTGTGCCGCACCAAGCCAACAAGCGCATTATCGACTCTACCGCCAAACACTTGGGCTTGAGCATGGACAAAGTAATCTTGACCGTCCAAGACCACGGCAACACTTCCGCAGCCTCCATTCCGTTGGCACTGGATGTCGGCATTAAAAACGG
Encoded proteins:
- the plsX gene encoding phosphate acyltransferase PlsX; this encodes MITLAVDAMGGDAGLAITVPGAVDFLKQQSDVHLIMVGDEAAVRQALSSAGAPMDRITVCHAAQVVEMDEAPQSALKNKKESSMRIAINQVKEGNAQAAVSAGNTGALMATARFVLKTIPGIERPAIAKFLPSDSEHVTLALDLGANVDCTPEQLVQFAIIGSELVHALHPEKGSPRVALLNVGTEDIKGTDAVKQTFKLLSSSKLNFIGNIESNSVLYGEADVVVADGFVGNVMLKTIEGAVKFMSGAIRREFQSTLFNKLAAIAALPALKGLKGKLDPRKFNGAILLGLRGIVIKSHGGTDEVGFRYALEEAYHEAKSAGLAQIEQGVATQLAALEAAKAEAEQEETAAPATEA
- a CDS encoding beta-ketoacyl-ACP synthase III, whose protein sequence is MQYAKISGTGSYLPANRVSNDDLAKKVDTSDEWITTRTGIKFRHIADEGEKTSDLAAESARRALADAHLQADDIDLIIVATATPDMQFPSTATIVQQKLGITNGCPAFDVQAVCAGFMYAMTTANAYIKSGMAKNALVIGAETFSRIVDWNDRTTCVLFGDGAGAVVLSASDEPGIIHSKLKADGNYLNLLNVPGQIANGQVCGSPYISMDGPGVFKFAVKMLAKIADDVIEEAGYTADQIDWIVPHQANKRIIDSTAKHLGLSMDKVILTVQDHGNTSAASIPLALDVGIKNGQIKRGQNLLLEGIGGGFAWGAVLVKY